A segment of the Aptenodytes patagonicus chromosome 3, bAptPat1.pri.cur, whole genome shotgun sequence genome:
GCTTCTTCCTTTCTATGATCGTTCTTCTCCTTTTTACTTCCTCTCAACTTCTCACTTTTTGCTAGTTCCCAGTTTTCCTCTTCCAGTCCCCCACCacactttttctcctcctctccccttttgccttttttgttgcATTTGCTCTATCTTTAATTTCTCTCCcatgtgccttttttctttcgTATCACTCGCTGCTTCCCTCTATTTGTACTTATTTAGCTACTTCATTTCCCTGAATCTCTTTATATTTCTATCTTAAGAGACAAAAAAGTTAAATGGGAAAGGCAGCtttcagttaaatatttatgCTGCATAATGGGCTGCTTGCTGTGTTATATACCTTCATGTTGTCCTGGCACAAACTGGCAGAGGAGATAAAATGAAGGATGAAGGAGATGATAGATAAAAAAGAAGCGTTTACTGTCAGTATCACCATGAAGGCATGATATAGTGAAGAGTATTAACCTAGAACTTCCTTGGGATTCCCTTTTGGGTTAATCTATGCTCTGAGTATTGGCTTTGCAACTGTAAAATGAAGATTTTGAAATTTTCCTCCCTCAAAGAGGCAGTGTGAAGACAAATATATTAGAATTTTGAGGGGTGGCCAAATAAAAAAGGTAATGACACCATAGAAGAATGAAAAACAGTTAACTTCAAAGTGGCAACAGCTTGACAAATAATTAAGCAGTGGACAAAAATAGTTAAGTGGTTTTCAAACTATATTTTCAAAATCATTGCCAGCTACTACAGAACACAATAAATTTtccaacattttattttccatatgagCTCTTGGGACAACTAAATCTCAGCATACTCCCAAAACATTTTTGAGATACATTTCCTTTTCTACTCCATTttggaagataaatattttctaagacCAATATATCATCCAgataattaataataatgcagaaaaaCTGGATAAATGATTTCTAGAAATCAGctatcagtttttaaaatgttgtagttctgaaaagaaatactgaaaattgaaACTTGATTTAATGAAACATTCGCAGGATATCTCATTTGTTCCATTTTTGTACAACCACATTTTCAGAGTAACCCGTTAATGCAAAGTGAATTTTGTACATGTAGTTCAGAATTcacttcacaaaagaaaaatgaagtgaatAATCAAGAACAAAGAATTAATGAAATAGTGTTAGCCTCAAGAACTTCTTTCAATAGCTCTTCTGACATCTCTCTAACATTTCGGTAACATCTACAGGGAAAACATTTATCTCActgctggaaaaagagaaaagatgtgaTAATGTGGAAAAGAACCTCCAGTTATGAAGTGAAGTGACAACCAAGCTTTGGTGTAAAAGTAAATTAAGCATTGTTAATGGACTATAGATGTTAGAGCCTTggtccactgaagtcaatgattATACTCCCACCGAGTCAGTGGGAGCGAGGTTTTTCACCCTAACTTCAGATATAAGCTTTTGAAAGCCTTCATAAATAAACACTTGAAGTTCCTCAGTTTACCTGCAAGAGATACCTTAGTTGAgcctatattttaattttagagTAACCTGATATTGGCTTGAATCTGCATAACTACTGTCAGAACTAGGAATTCAGGGTTTGGTGTTGACATTGCAATCCCTATAAAATGGGAGAAGCATTTTGGGCAATGCCTGTGGTATTCTTGCTGAAAGGAAACAGGTTCCTTTACTCATACTTTTGCTGGCACAACAAATGAAGCAAGactgtttgaaaacattttatttcagcacaTAATTTGTTCCTTAGCATTTTCTTCATGTTCACTACtgttgcttgtttgctttcagaattaattttgatAAAGCACCATCATATTATAATGAATAATCCAGGAGTGGCCAAAATAATAGATTAATATTTAGTCATTCTTTTACTTTTCTAGCTTCAGTGATTCTAATGATTGGTAGTACAATTTTTAGTGACAAAAATTCCCGATAGTCCTATTTACAGATAAATACAGTGCCTCCTGGTTCGTAATTGATAGTAATACCACCTTTCTAGATTCTCTGAACACATTccataaatgttattttaatgtctAATATAGACAGttgcaaatattttatgtacTTTATTAATAGAATTTTGCCATTGGAAAGTATTCAGAAATAAGTCTATATCTAAAAATACGCAATTGTGTGTTTTAGGAAATGAAATCCAGTGCGTCAACCTTATatcatgaatatttatttttgtctttatgaGCACCATGTTCAGGCTTGAACTGTAGGGTGTGTACATGCATCTCTGCCTTTCTGAGTTGGAAGGTTCATTTCATCTTGACCCCAGAAGACAGTTTCTCATTGAGACGTCTGGCCATGGCTTTAAAGGGAAGCTCATGCAGCTTTTGTGTCTCACAACAATGGCACACTTCAAAATTGCTGAGTGCTGGCCACAAAAGGGGAATCTTGAACTATGTTTTCTCTCTTATTCTAGTGGCCTCTGCTAAGTGACTTCTCGAGGCCTTGCACTTGAATGACTTTCCTCTCACTTTTGTGCATTTACAGTTGTATTTACTTGTTAATCATAGTCCTTGCTGTTCCCTGATGTTAACTGAGATTATGTAAATTATTAAATAAGGACAATAATAGTACATGTCTTACAAAACATGAATCACCTCCCCTTGTAGGAAAGAGCTTGCATAAGTGGGAGAgcatactgggggggggggaacgactaTCTTTGGCTTGAAAGGAATAGGCATTGGCTTCTTGAAAAGGCTGAGAGAAGAAAGTCCAACTAAAGCCACTTTTGCATTGCACTGATGAGCCAGGGAATTCCTAAAACTGCCATACAAATAAACTGCTTATCCTGTTTCCAAGCTTTCCTCAACAGCAAATGCACTGAGGCAATTCCAAGAATTGCTGAAGAGTTAGAGACAAAACACGTTAAATAAAAGTAGGAGATGGGAAAAAATGGTGAACTGTTTGTGGAGTTTTTAAGTGAAGTAGCTGAAAGAATTTTTACAAAACTCTTTGGACAACCTCCCTCTGTCCTCAGAGATTTGTATAGGATAAATAGAACAAATACTGTTCCTGCATGTTTGTTTATCTGTGAAACTTCTCCACACAAAAAGTAATGATACCCTTTCATTGACATCATCCAAGTAATAATATCCTTCTGACTGTGTCATAGGGGTAATAACAAGCTTTCAAGTACTTCAATGGGTAATGTATTTTTGACattctacataaaaataaaaagactccTTAAAAATATATACCTCCTATTTGTTCCAGCACAAATCTCCATATCAATAAATTAAACTGTTGTGGATTCAAGTGCAGAATTTGACCCATTGTACCAAAGAAGTAATACAATTTCTAAGAGACTAGttatttcctcagttttcttaataattttgtaattacacaattaatttgttttaataaacttTTCATCACTATTCCACACATGACAAGCGTACATtaggagacaaagaaagaaacagggtGACGTACAAGGCTTATCAGAACTCCTCTCTTAAGTTTAATTGCATGTTATTTATCATTCAGCAAATTAGCCTTGAGAGGTCACTGTTGCTCACACAGGACAGAAGCATTAATGCTAAGATACTACATAGAAAAATAGTTTAGTTAAGCAGTTACTACTAGGCTTTTTACTCTATAATCCAGTCTTATGTTGACATGTAAAGACTTTTTCATATGATGCAGTAGAAGATTGTACGAAATGGTTCATAATGAAAATGTAAACTTTCTCCTTTCAAATCATTTCTTTAATTACCTAATACAACATAGAGTTAATACAATAAGATTATATGTATTCATTACAGTACTCTGATTAGATTGCTTCTTGTCATAATGTTTTATCACTAATGTGAAATACATTGCAATGTTGATCTTTTTATTAAGCCAATATCTTTTAAAGCTAAAGATCTAGCAAGTCGTACAGAAGTTAACTGTGTGTCTGTTTATTGAACTTGATTTACTACATTGAGCTTTTAATATCATCAGATAAAATACAAAGATCAAAGAAATTTCCTGCCTAAGAGGCAAAGTGAGCTGCATATTAACTTTTTCATGCTACCAGTGAGACTTCTTGTAACCCAACCAATAGAATAACTGCATTGCAGAGGCATGAATCTTAGGAATTAGACTTGCAGAAAAGCTGCAGTCATCGGCTATAGCTTCTTTCGGAACGAATTCCCTTTTCCATGACTGTGAGCTGTTAGAATGCCCATTTTACTCTGACTGTATTCCCATTTGAACTCATGATAAAAGCAGGCTTTCAAAGCTGTTGTAAACTGAGTTCTTTTTTTGCctactcatttaaaaaacaagtagTAGAACTTGTCttacataaaaaatgaaattcactGATTTGTTCTGTTCATGTGTTGAATTACATTCTGCCAATAATGTGAAATCGTATTTCATCCATTTGCAATGATAGCTCTCTCAAACTCTATCATATCCTGTAAGCTAGATTTGGTAGCTTTGAGACTGAACAGTATCTAACCCTGTGAGAAATTCTGGTTAAATTGGTGGAATCACTTTCAGTAACCATTTTAGGATGTGCATGTCATGTATGAACAAAACCATATAGgattagtttaaaattattttcatgctaaaCCATCTCCAACACCTTCTTTCCTCTCAACATTTTAAATAGGGGTAGTTTTGTACATTTTGGCTATAAAGGTTATTTTCCAATTTGCTTAGAGCCACATACTTTTACAGTTAAAGCCCTGATCcttaaaaaacatttaagtatATGCTTAATTTTACCTAGTGACAAAATCTCTTATATACCTACTAACAGGGTAAAAGCATTTATAAGATTTGGGCCTTATTTGGCTTTCAGGAAATCTTTTTACACTCTTCCAAATACTTCAAGCAGCCCTTTTATTGAGCAAAGTATGCCTGCAAGACTACAAAGgaaacccaaaataaaaacagagatatCTGCACATTTCTCTAAGAAGGATAGTTTTTTCCATTTAAGTTTTaaatggaagagagaaggaagaagaaaagtcatAGCAGCACCTGTTACACTGCCTGTTAAACCCATCAACAGGGCAAAATGTGGTATGAACATGGCCATCAGCAGAGTTAACAGGAGAAATGAGCCTCTTACACCCAGAGCAAATAGTGGAGATCTGTAATTGGAATGGTTGCCTCTAGAAATACAAGCATACACAATTTCTGTGGCTGCAAAAAAGGGCAAAGGGTAAGAAAGAAGAGCCTTGGTTAAGAGGCACAAATTCACTAGGGTTTGAAGAAATGATGGCAGGTTGTCAGTAATAACTTCCTTTGTCTCTTCACCCCAGGTCAAGAATGCAGTCAGTGCAAAGGTTGTTTTCAAGACACAGGCAAAAAAGTGAGTCCAGTTCAGCATACATCTAAATTCCCCTGGGTTTTTCATGTTACCTTCAAGTTTGGGAAGAAATATTTGCGAAGTGTAACTGAAAATGATCACCCCTACAGAGACCAGGAAGTCCTCAAACTCAATGGAGAGTCTGAATTTTGCCCAGGACCACTGATGTATTTGTGTGAGACAGTAAGTCATCACTACAAGGATGATAATGAAATGGACCAAGGAGCAAAGCTGGCTGAGTTTGGAAACAATTTTGAGAGTCTTGATAAATACACAAGGCAGCAGTGTAACAAATGCCATTACAGACCAAGTTTTCTCAGTCATTGGTACATATGGAAAACTATGTGACAGCAAGTTCCCACTAACAACCAGATACAAAATACATGTCATGATCAGTTCCATCACTTGGGTCACATTGACAACTATGCCACCTAGTTTGGAAGATTGCTTTTTACAGCAGGCATTCGCAATATCTTCATACGTGTCTCTCACTCTTATGAGCTGcccatcttcattttcttcatacaGGCAGGCGATTAGAATTTTGCCTGTGTAACAGCATAATGCTGCAGCCAAGATAATAAGAAACAGGCCACTGTATCCACTGTGGAGAAGAGCATATGGCAATCCTAGGACAAATATCccctgaaaaggaaaaggagaaagaaaagatagaaCAAAATCCCTGAGGCGAAATGTTTACTAGAAGCCACACTCCCAAACCTGCCCTCCATTGAACATTGCTTTCACCTAACTGCATGGTGGAAGTACTGCTACGTTCAGCTAAGTAAGTAACAatcatgagaaatgtgtttctttatgATAAATGAAATTATCAGCAAAGATAACTGCTCCTATTGACACACATGTAATGATAAGCTAGGAAAAAGAGAATGTGACTGAATGATAGAGTCAGGTTCCTAGTTAATATTTAATGCTGATGTGATTAGAAGCACATTTTAGAAGGTTCATAGGCAGTTACTCAGTCAACATGCATGTTAATGAAACAGGTTCAATATCAGTAAAATTAAGCAACTGTACAagtttcattcaaattaaaaatagcacTGTAGATAGATCCAGTAATGACAATCCTCTTTGGTCTAAAAACTGTTAACAGACCTCTGGAAAGAAAATGGCATTAGAGTGACATCAGACTTTGCTTGTGTTTCCTCTGCGGCTTCTGTATGCCTCGTGCAGCCTTTGCTTGTTAAGTCCACTGCTAAAGTGATTCTTCTTACGGCTGAGATTCTAGACTGTGCAAACTTATTTAGGTGTTTAGAAATACATCTAAAACATATAGACATACTTTTCTCTAAACAGTTTCTGAAAGGAACAGAATTATACTTGTTTTatcaagtaaaaaaaaccctggcattttAGTTTCACAGAACACTgtgtatttctttgtctttttccttctttcttctctatATTTAAGGACAAATGACACTTTTATGTGGTTTAATTTCCATCAgtacaaaccaaacaaaacccttgAACAACAGTTATTCATAAAAAGTTCCAATTTAGGAAAGATGCTTCTGTGACATTTCTCTTTTTGTGCTACAAAGCTGAAATTAAGCAATGCACATTAGTCAGACTGGTCAGGCGTTTTTGTTCTTGATGGCTGAAGAAAGGTGGGGAGGAAACAAAATACAGTTAACTACTTCTACAGAaatttttacttcagtatttcttacaGCACCAGTGACATGAGGAAATATGAGCACTTGTGCTCATGTTTGCTATTCTGGCCTGACAGAAGGACTTGATTTGCATCAAACCTATCTAAATTCTATTTCTGACCAAACCTGAGCAACCTCATTTGCTCTGCAAAACCCATGGATCCCTGACAGAAAGAGGCCTCCTCGCAGAAGGGGCGACCCACTCATTTATATTATAAgtcattttatatttatattataagtTATTTAGGAGCTGGGACATT
Coding sequences within it:
- the LOC143158867 gene encoding vesicular inhibitory amino acid transporter-like, coding for MVRWDSCLDTDEEHVNFARRDELDRAHSEDREEPDGPLNFELDVCHQDPEYKSPAPLPRAQVKLITSWEAGWNVTNAIQGIFVLGLPYALLHSGYSGLFLIILAAALCCYTGKILIACLYEENEDGQLIRVRDTYEDIANACCKKQSSKLGGIVVNVTQVMELIMTCILYLVVSGNLLSHSFPYVPMTEKTWSVMAFVTLLPCVFIKTLKIVSKLSQLCSLVHFIIILVVMTYCLTQIHQWSWAKFRLSIEFEDFLVSVGVIIFSYTSQIFLPKLEGNMKNPGEFRCMLNWTHFFACVLKTTFALTAFLTWGEETKEVITDNLPSFLQTLVNLCLLTKALLSYPLPFFAATEIVYACISRGNHSNYRSPLFALGVRGSFLLLTLLMAMFIPHFALLMGLTGSVTGAAMTFLLPSLFHLKLKWKKLSFLEKCADISVFILGFLCSLAGILCSIKGLLEVFGRV